One genomic segment of Trichococcus shcherbakoviae includes these proteins:
- a CDS encoding uracil-DNA glycosylase, with the protein MAKAIIHNEWQEKLEQEFEAPYYQQLRAFLKEEYLNETVYPGMNHIWEAFELTPYNKVKVVILGQDPYHGPNQAHGLSFSVQKGVKLPPSLVNIYKELQDDLGIPIAKHGDLTSWAKQGVFLLNTVLTVRSGEANSHRGKGWELLTDAVIRALNEREEPVVFILWGNASIAKKVFIDTTKHVVITSPHPSPLSSYRGFFGSKPFSKTNEALKSFGMEPIDWRLPE; encoded by the coding sequence ATGGCTAAAGCGATTATCCATAATGAATGGCAAGAAAAGTTGGAACAGGAGTTTGAAGCGCCGTATTACCAGCAATTGCGGGCGTTTCTGAAGGAAGAATATCTGAATGAGACGGTTTATCCCGGAATGAATCATATCTGGGAAGCTTTCGAATTGACACCGTACAACAAGGTGAAAGTGGTCATCCTGGGGCAGGACCCTTATCATGGCCCGAATCAAGCGCACGGGTTGAGTTTTTCAGTCCAGAAAGGGGTCAAGTTGCCGCCTTCCTTGGTCAACATCTACAAGGAACTGCAGGATGATCTCGGTATTCCGATTGCGAAACACGGGGACTTGACATCTTGGGCGAAGCAAGGCGTTTTCTTGCTGAACACGGTACTGACTGTCCGAAGCGGAGAAGCGAATTCGCATCGCGGAAAAGGCTGGGAATTATTGACCGATGCCGTCATCAGAGCGCTGAATGAGCGGGAAGAACCGGTCGTGTTCATCCTCTGGGGAAATGCATCGATAGCCAAAAAAGTGTTCATCGACACAACAAAACATGTCGTGATCACCTCACCCCATCCTAGTCCATTATCTTCCTATAGAGGCTTCTTCGGATCGAAGCCTTTTTCCAAAACAAATGAAGCACTCAAATCGTT